One segment of Thamnophis elegans isolate rThaEle1 chromosome 16, rThaEle1.pri, whole genome shotgun sequence DNA contains the following:
- the LOC116519636 gene encoding Bardet-Biedl syndrome 4 protein-like isoform X2, whose amino-acid sequence MCEYAVYVQALIFRLEGKIHESLEFFQTCAILRPRSADNLKQVARSLFLLGKHKAAIEVYNDAAQHNEKDWEIYHNLGVCYMQLKYFHKAKDQLNNALQLNQHDLTYMTLGRIHLMEGDRDAAIEIYKKAVEFSPENTELLTILGLLYLELEIYQKAFEYLGNALTLDPCNYKAILAAGSMMQTHGDYDMALSKYRIAACTVPESPLLWNNIGMCFFGKKKYVAAISCLKRANYLAPFNWKTLYNLGLVHLTMHQYASAFYFISAAVHLQPKLAELYMLLAVALRNLEDLDNARLAYQKALSLDTSNPLISLNYAILLYNQGDKKEAVAQYYEMQRKVNALKGSTLDFDPEMVDIAQRLGASLQLGEVAIWNKPGKDSKPKPRGAAPSAQPLGSNQALGQAMSSAAGYAKTMSQVIGSSTTHLAKVPSVPLAPKPDEPPPPEELSSTLKPQEQTQPIAQAEES is encoded by the exons ATGTGCGAATACGCCGTCTACGTTCAAG CTTTGATCTTTCGCTTGGAAGGAAAAATCCACGAATCTCTGGAGTTTTTCCAGACGTGTGCTATTCTCAGGCCTCGATCTGCCGACAACCTCAAGCAGGTGGCTCGCTCCCT GTTCCTTCTGGGCAAGCACAAAGCAGCCATTGAAGTCTACAACGACGCAGCTCAACACAACGAGAAGGACTGG GAGATCTACCATAACCTGGGAGTGTGCTACATGCAGCTGAAATATTTCCACAAG GCCAAAGATCAACTGAACAACGCCTTGCAGCTCAACCAACATGACCTGACGTACATGACACTGGGGAGAATCCACCTGATGGAGGGGGATCGAGACGCAGCCATTGAAATCTATAAAAAAGCAGTGGA ATTCTCTCCTGAAAACACAGAGCTGCTTACAATTCTGGGCTTGCTTTACCTCGAG cTTGAGATTTATCAGAAGgcctttgaataccttggaaacGCTCTTACCCTCGATCCCTGCAACTATAAG GCCATTTTGGCAGCTGGCAGTATGATGCAAACCCACGGGGACTACGATATGGCTCTCAGCAAGTACCGGATCGCGGCTTGTACCGTTCCCGAGAGCCCCCTGCTCTGGAACAACATCGGGATGTGCTTCTTTGGCAAAAAGAAATACGTGGCG GCCATCAGCTGCCTGAAACGGGCCAACTACCTCGCACCCTTTAATTGGAAGACCCTGTACAACCTCGGACTGGTCCACCTGACGATGCACCAATACGCCTCCGCCTTCTACTTCATCAGCGCAGCTGTCCATCTCCAGCCAAAACTGGCAGAACTTTATATGTTGTTAGCag tTGCCTTGAGAAATCTTGAAGATCTTGACAATGCGAGGCTAGCCTATCAGAAAGCTTTGTCGCTGGACAC GAGCAACCCACTCATCAGTCTGAATTACGCAATCCTGCTATACAATCAAGGTGATAAGAAGGAAGCTGTTGCCCAATACTACGAGATGCAAAGAAAGGTTAATGCGTTAAAAGGGAGCACGCTGGATTTTGACCCCGAG ATGGTGGACATAGCCCAGAGGCTGGGCGCTTCCTTACAGCTCGGAGAGGTTGCGATCTGGAATAAACCCGGTAAAGACTCAAAACCGAAGCCACGAGGGGCTGCACCCAGTGCGCAGCCATTGGGTTCCAATCAAGCTCTGGGGCAGGCCATGTCTTCTGCGGCTGGCTACGCAAAGACCATGAGTCAAG tTATTGGAAGCTCAACAACACACCTGGCAAAGGTTCCTTCCGTACCTTTGGCCCCTAAACCCGACGAACCTCCTCCTCCTGAGGAACTCTCGTCTACTCTAAAACCGCAGGAGCAGACTCAACCCATCGCACAAGCCGAGGAATCTTGA
- the LOC116519636 gene encoding Bardet-Biedl syndrome 4 protein homolog isoform X3 has protein sequence MAEVTARPTASLPAATELPRGRSGRVPDLPILEKRNWLIHLYYVRKDYDACKIAIKEQLQETQGMCEYAVYVQALIFRLEGKIHESLEFFQTCAILRPRSADNLKQVARSLFSPENTELLTILGLLYLELEIYQKAFEYLGNALTLDPCNYKAILAAGSMMQTHGDYDMALSKYRIAACTVPESPLLWNNIGMCFFGKKKYVAAISCLKRANYLAPFNWKTLYNLGLVHLTMHQYASAFYFISAAVHLQPKLAELYMLLAVALRNLEDLDNARLAYQKALSLDTSNPLISLNYAILLYNQGDKKEAVAQYYEMQRKVNALKGSTLDFDPEMVDIAQRLGASLQLGEVAIWNKPGKDSKPKPRGAAPSAQPLGSNQALGQAMSSAAGYAKTMSQVIGSSTTHLAKVPSVPLAPKPDEPPPPEELSSTLKPQEQTQPIAQAEES, from the exons aCTGCATCCCTACCAGCAGCAACAGAACTTCCCAGAGGCAGGTCAGGAAGAG TGCCCGACCTTCCCATTCTGGAGAAGAGAAACTGGCTGATCCACCTGTACTACGTGCGCAAAGATTACGACGCATGTAAG ATTGCCATAAAAGAGCAACTGCAGGAAACCCAAGGAATGTGCGAATACGCCGTCTACGTTCAAG CTTTGATCTTTCGCTTGGAAGGAAAAATCCACGAATCTCTGGAGTTTTTCCAGACGTGTGCTATTCTCAGGCCTCGATCTGCCGACAACCTCAAGCAGGTGGCTCGCTCCCT ATTCTCTCCTGAAAACACAGAGCTGCTTACAATTCTGGGCTTGCTTTACCTCGAG cTTGAGATTTATCAGAAGgcctttgaataccttggaaacGCTCTTACCCTCGATCCCTGCAACTATAAG GCCATTTTGGCAGCTGGCAGTATGATGCAAACCCACGGGGACTACGATATGGCTCTCAGCAAGTACCGGATCGCGGCTTGTACCGTTCCCGAGAGCCCCCTGCTCTGGAACAACATCGGGATGTGCTTCTTTGGCAAAAAGAAATACGTGGCG GCCATCAGCTGCCTGAAACGGGCCAACTACCTCGCACCCTTTAATTGGAAGACCCTGTACAACCTCGGACTGGTCCACCTGACGATGCACCAATACGCCTCCGCCTTCTACTTCATCAGCGCAGCTGTCCATCTCCAGCCAAAACTGGCAGAACTTTATATGTTGTTAGCag tTGCCTTGAGAAATCTTGAAGATCTTGACAATGCGAGGCTAGCCTATCAGAAAGCTTTGTCGCTGGACAC GAGCAACCCACTCATCAGTCTGAATTACGCAATCCTGCTATACAATCAAGGTGATAAGAAGGAAGCTGTTGCCCAATACTACGAGATGCAAAGAAAGGTTAATGCGTTAAAAGGGAGCACGCTGGATTTTGACCCCGAG ATGGTGGACATAGCCCAGAGGCTGGGCGCTTCCTTACAGCTCGGAGAGGTTGCGATCTGGAATAAACCCGGTAAAGACTCAAAACCGAAGCCACGAGGGGCTGCACCCAGTGCGCAGCCATTGGGTTCCAATCAAGCTCTGGGGCAGGCCATGTCTTCTGCGGCTGGCTACGCAAAGACCATGAGTCAAG tTATTGGAAGCTCAACAACACACCTGGCAAAGGTTCCTTCCGTACCTTTGGCCCCTAAACCCGACGAACCTCCTCCTCCTGAGGAACTCTCGTCTACTCTAAAACCGCAGGAGCAGACTCAACCCATCGCACAAGCCGAGGAATCTTGA
- the LOC116519636 gene encoding Bardet-Biedl syndrome 4 protein-like isoform X1, whose protein sequence is MAEVTARPTASLPAATELPRGRSGRVPDLPILEKRNWLIHLYYVRKDYDACKIAIKEQLQETQGMCEYAVYVQALIFRLEGKIHESLEFFQTCAILRPRSADNLKQVARSLFLLGKHKAAIEVYNDAAQHNEKDWEIYHNLGVCYMQLKYFHKAKDQLNNALQLNQHDLTYMTLGRIHLMEGDRDAAIEIYKKAVEFSPENTELLTILGLLYLELEIYQKAFEYLGNALTLDPCNYKAILAAGSMMQTHGDYDMALSKYRIAACTVPESPLLWNNIGMCFFGKKKYVAAISCLKRANYLAPFNWKTLYNLGLVHLTMHQYASAFYFISAAVHLQPKLAELYMLLAVALRNLEDLDNARLAYQKALSLDTSNPLISLNYAILLYNQGDKKEAVAQYYEMQRKVNALKGSTLDFDPEMVDIAQRLGASLQLGEVAIWNKPGKDSKPKPRGAAPSAQPLGSNQALGQAMSSAAGYAKTMSQVIGSSTTHLAKVPSVPLAPKPDEPPPPEELSSTLKPQEQTQPIAQAEES, encoded by the exons aCTGCATCCCTACCAGCAGCAACAGAACTTCCCAGAGGCAGGTCAGGAAGAG TGCCCGACCTTCCCATTCTGGAGAAGAGAAACTGGCTGATCCACCTGTACTACGTGCGCAAAGATTACGACGCATGTAAG ATTGCCATAAAAGAGCAACTGCAGGAAACCCAAGGAATGTGCGAATACGCCGTCTACGTTCAAG CTTTGATCTTTCGCTTGGAAGGAAAAATCCACGAATCTCTGGAGTTTTTCCAGACGTGTGCTATTCTCAGGCCTCGATCTGCCGACAACCTCAAGCAGGTGGCTCGCTCCCT GTTCCTTCTGGGCAAGCACAAAGCAGCCATTGAAGTCTACAACGACGCAGCTCAACACAACGAGAAGGACTGG GAGATCTACCATAACCTGGGAGTGTGCTACATGCAGCTGAAATATTTCCACAAG GCCAAAGATCAACTGAACAACGCCTTGCAGCTCAACCAACATGACCTGACGTACATGACACTGGGGAGAATCCACCTGATGGAGGGGGATCGAGACGCAGCCATTGAAATCTATAAAAAAGCAGTGGA ATTCTCTCCTGAAAACACAGAGCTGCTTACAATTCTGGGCTTGCTTTACCTCGAG cTTGAGATTTATCAGAAGgcctttgaataccttggaaacGCTCTTACCCTCGATCCCTGCAACTATAAG GCCATTTTGGCAGCTGGCAGTATGATGCAAACCCACGGGGACTACGATATGGCTCTCAGCAAGTACCGGATCGCGGCTTGTACCGTTCCCGAGAGCCCCCTGCTCTGGAACAACATCGGGATGTGCTTCTTTGGCAAAAAGAAATACGTGGCG GCCATCAGCTGCCTGAAACGGGCCAACTACCTCGCACCCTTTAATTGGAAGACCCTGTACAACCTCGGACTGGTCCACCTGACGATGCACCAATACGCCTCCGCCTTCTACTTCATCAGCGCAGCTGTCCATCTCCAGCCAAAACTGGCAGAACTTTATATGTTGTTAGCag tTGCCTTGAGAAATCTTGAAGATCTTGACAATGCGAGGCTAGCCTATCAGAAAGCTTTGTCGCTGGACAC GAGCAACCCACTCATCAGTCTGAATTACGCAATCCTGCTATACAATCAAGGTGATAAGAAGGAAGCTGTTGCCCAATACTACGAGATGCAAAGAAAGGTTAATGCGTTAAAAGGGAGCACGCTGGATTTTGACCCCGAG ATGGTGGACATAGCCCAGAGGCTGGGCGCTTCCTTACAGCTCGGAGAGGTTGCGATCTGGAATAAACCCGGTAAAGACTCAAAACCGAAGCCACGAGGGGCTGCACCCAGTGCGCAGCCATTGGGTTCCAATCAAGCTCTGGGGCAGGCCATGTCTTCTGCGGCTGGCTACGCAAAGACCATGAGTCAAG tTATTGGAAGCTCAACAACACACCTGGCAAAGGTTCCTTCCGTACCTTTGGCCCCTAAACCCGACGAACCTCCTCCTCCTGAGGAACTCTCGTCTACTCTAAAACCGCAGGAGCAGACTCAACCCATCGCACAAGCCGAGGAATCTTGA